The Ectothiorhodospiraceae bacterium 2226 region CGGATCACCAGGTGCTCGCCGGGTGCAGGCCACGCCGGGTGCAGGCGCGCGAGCTGCGCGCCCACTTCCGCGGCGAGGCGGGCGTTGTCCAGCGCGAGGTGGGGCCCGTTGCCGCTGACCACCACGGCGATCAGGCCCTCCTGCCCGTACAAGGCACGGTCGAAGGCCCACTGGCCGATCCCGCCGCTGAGGCCGAGCATCGGCCGCCCGAGCGTGACTTCTTCAGGGTAGCGCAGGTAGACGGTGCAGATGGGCTCGTGCGGCCAATTCGCCAGCTCGCGCGCCAGCTTCTGCAGCGGCCCCGCTTCGGGGGCGAGGTGCTGCAGCGCGTAAGGCGGCACGGCGAGCACCACGTGGTCGGCGTCCAGGGTCTCGTTGCCCACACGCACGCCGCGCAGGGCATCGCCGCGTGCCACCACGCCGCTGACTCGCTGGCCGAGACGCACGCTACCACCGTAACGCTCGATGAAGTCGCGTGCATGCACCGGGAAGGCCTCGCCGAGATCGGTGCGATGGTAGAGCAGGTCGGAGTCGGAGCGGCGGCGCGCCAAGCCCTCGTGCAGCACGCGCAGGAACACCTGTGCCGAGGCATGCTCGGCATGGGTGTTGAGGGTGGCGAGACACAAGGGCTCCCACAGCAATTCGCGCAGTCGGTGCGGTTGGCGATGGCGCGCCAGCAGTTCGGCCACACTCTCGTCGCGAGGTAACTGAAAACCGCTGCGCGCCAGTTGCAGACACAGGCGCAGGGCGTGCCAGCGCTCGCCGAGGCTCAAGCCGCGTGCCCGGGCCAGGGCGGCGACCAGGTGCAGCGGGGCCGGCAGGCGGGGGGCGGCGAGGTGCAGCCCCGGCCCCTCGGGTTCGCGGACGCGCAGCTCCAGCGGCGCACGGGCGAACGTGCTCGCTTCCTTCACGCCCACCAGGCGCATCAGGCGCAGCGTCTCGCGGTAGGCGCCGATCATCAGGTGCTGGCCGTTGTCCACGCACAGCTCGGCGAACGGCACCCGGCGGGCCCGCCCGCCCACCTGCTTGGCGGCCTCCAGCACGGTGACCTCGGCGCCCGCATAGGCCAACTCGACGGCCGCCGCCAGGCCGGCCCAGCCGCCGCCGACGACGGCGACGCGCGGCGGACTCATGCGCGCTGGGCCGCCAGCCAGCGGCGGTGGCGCCGGCGCTCCCGCCACACGGTCTGCCACGCCAGCCACAGTTTGCGCAGCGGCGTGAGCATCACGCGGCGCTCCATCACCCGCAGGCCGTCCTCGATCACCGCGTCCAGGGTCTCGCGGTAGATGCGCGCCATGATGATGCCGGCGCGCTGGCGCGCGCGGTCCGCTTCCGGGAGTTGGTCGAAGGCGCGCTCGTAGTAGCGCTCGGCGCGCTCCGCCTGGAAGCGCAACAGCGCCTCGAGTTCCGGCGTGTGCCGGTAGCGCAGGATGTCGGCCTCGCGCACCCCGAAGCGCGCCAGCTCGTCCTGCGGCAGATAGATGCGCCCGCGCGCGGCATCTTCGCGCACGTCGCGCAGAATGTTGGTGAGCTGAAATGCGATGCCGAGGTCGTGGGCGTACTTGAGCGTGCGCCGGTCCTCGTAGCCGAAGATCTGCGCGGACATCAGCCCCACCACGCTGGCGGCGCGGTAGCAGTACAGCGAGAGCGCCTTGAAGTCGGCGTAGCGGTTCTGCTCGAGGTCCATCTCCATGCCGTCGATCATCTCCAGCATGTGCTCGCGGTCGAGCTCGAAGCGGGGCAGGTGGGGTGCGAGCGCGCGCGTCACGGGATGGCGCGGCGCGCCCTCGTACAGGCGGTCGACTTCCTCGCGCCACCACTGCAGCTTCACGCGCGCCACGGCCTCTTCGCGACACTCGTCCACCACGTCGTCCACTTCCCGGCAGAACGCGTACAGCGCGGTGATCGCACGCCGCTGTTCGGGATCCAGGAACAGGAAGCTGTAGTAGAAGCTGGAGCCGCTGCGCGCGGCCTTGTCCTGGCAGTACTGCTCGGGGGTCATGGGCGGTTGGTGGGTCTATCCGTGGCGAAAAGGCTTTGCGGACCGCCCATGATGCCGGAACGGACGCGATTTTTCATCCCGCGCGGCCGCGCGGCGGCAGCGCGGCGCGCCACAGCATGCTCGCCCAGTCGCGCGCGCCCAGGCGTGGGCGGGCGAAGACATCGTCGCGCCGCTCGAACAAGGCCTTCAGCACGCGCTCCCCGCCGAGGATGATCATGCGCAGCTCGAAGCCGACGCGCCCCGGCAGCACGCGCCCAAGCGGCGCGCCGGCCTGCAGTAGCGCGCGGGCGCGCTTGATCTGCAGGTCCATCAGCCCGCGCAGCGCAAAATCGTTGCGCCGGGCACGCAGCTGCGCTTCATCCACCCCGAAGCGGCGCATCTCGTCCTGCGGGATGTAGATGCGATCGCGCTCCTCGAGGTCCTGGCCGACGTCCTGGATGAAGTTGATCAGCTGCAATGCGGTGCACACGGCGTCGGAGTAACCGAGGTTGCGCGGGGTGGCGGCGTCGAACAGATGCAGCAGCAGCCGGCCGACGGGGTTGGCCGAGTGTCGGCAGTAGTGCATCAGCTCGCCGAGGTCGGCGTAGCGCGTGACGGTGACGTCCATGCGAAAGGCGTGCAGCAGATCGTGAAACGGCTGCAGCGGGAGCTGGTGGGTGCGCACCACGTCGGCGAGCGCGACGAACAGCGGCTCGCGCGGGGCATCGAGCCGCTCCAACGCCTGGCCGAAGGCGTCCAACGCGGCGAGGCGTTCGGCCGGGGTGAGCTCGCCTTCGTCGGCGAAGTCGTCGGCGCGGCGCGCGAAGGTGTAGATGACCGCGATGGGCCGGCGCAGGCGCGCCGGCAGCAGGCGCGAGGCGACCGGGAAGTTTTCGTAATGCGAGCGGGCGAGTGCCTCGCACTCGCGATAGGCCGCCTCCAGCGCGACGGCATCCGCGGTCGGGGCGCCGCTGGGCGCTGCACTCATGATTCGCCGGAGCCGATGCCGGCCACCGCGCGCGCGCTCTTGTCCACCGGGTCGAGGTCGGCGAGCGGCTTCTTCTCGGCGATGCCGAGCTCGTTGAAGCGCCGGGCGCCGGGCAGGATGCGGCTGTCGAACGAGCCCACCGCGCGGTTATAGGCGGTGACGCTCGCCTCCAGGCTGCGCCCGACCTTGTGCAGGTGTTCGGTGAAGGTCGCGAGGCGCCCGTACATTTCCTCGCCGAGCTCACGGATCTTCTCGGCGTTCTCGGCGAGTTGTTCCTGGCGCCAGCCGAAGGCCACCGCGCGCAGCAGGGCGACGAAGCTGGTGGGGGTGGCCAGGATCACCTTCTGGCGCAGCGCCTCCTCCAGCAGGTCGGGGGCGACGTCCAGCGCCGCGGAAAGGAACTGATCCCCCGGCACGAACAGCACCACGAAGTCCGGCGCGCGCTTGAACTGGGTCCAATAGGCCTTGCTGGCCAGTTCGCGCACGCGCTCGCGCATCTGCCGTGCGTGGCGCTCCAGCTCACGCGTGCGCGCCGCCTCGTCGGGCGCCTCCACCGCGCTCAGGTAGGCGTCGAGCGGGGTCTTCACGTCCACCACGATCTCGCGACCGTCCGGCATGCGCACCACCATGTCCGGGCGGCTGGTAGCGCCCTCGCTGTCGCGCACCGAGGCCTGCAGCTGAAAGTCGCAGTACTCCACCATGCCGGCCAGCTCCGCGAGGCGCTTGAGTGTCATCTCGCCCCACTGGCCGCGCACCTCGGGGCGCCGCAGGGCCTGGGCGAGGTTGCGTGTCTCGCCCTGCAGGCGCTGCTGGGTCTCCAGCATATCGCGCAGCTGCTGGTTGAGCGCGGCGTGCGACTGGCGGTGCTGGCCCTCGATGGTGCGCAGCTGCGCCTCGGTACGCGCCAGCGTCTCCTTGATGGGGGCGACCAGGCTCTCCACCGCCTTCTCGCGCTGCGCGAGCTGGCCCTGGGCCTGGATCTGGTACTGCTGCAGGTTCTCCTTGGCGAGGCGCAGGAACTCTTCGCTGTTCTGGCGCAGGGCCTGGCTGGAGAGGGCGCTGAAACTCGCGGCGAGCTGTTCGCGCGCCTGCCCCAGGGCCTGGGCGGTCTGCTGATTGGCGCGCCGTTCGGCCTCGAGTTCGGCGGCGAGTTTGGCCGCCTGCTCACGCAGGGGCAGGGCGCGGCGCTGGCCGTTGAGTTGGCCGATCAGCAGGCCGATGACCAAGCCCGCCAGGGCGGCGCCGGCGATGGCGGCCCACAACACGTATTCAGGCATGCCGGGCTCCGGATTATTGGTTGATCTTGAGGGTGTTCAGTATGCCGGTCGCGGCACCCGGCCACCAAGCGGTCAAGCGGCGCGCTCGCCCAGCCAGGCGAGGATGTCGCGCGGCTCCGCCACCAGGCCGTCGGCGCCCCAGGCCTGCGGCTGGTCGTGCGGGCCGAGATAGCCGAACAGCGCCACCAGGGTGCGCATGCCGGCGGCTTGGCCGGCCTCCACGTCGCGCTGCGCGTCGCCGACGTAGACGCAGGCGCCGGGCGCGAGGCCGCTGCAGGCACAGGCGTGCAGCAGCGGGGCGGGGTGCGGCTTGCTGTGCGCCACCGTGTCGCCGCTGACGATGCAGGCGGCGCGCGGCGTGAGCCCCAGCGCGTCCATCAGCGGGTCGGTGAGGCGTGCCGGCTTGTTGGTCACCACGCCCCACGGGATGCCGCGGGCCTCCAGAGTGTCCAGCACCGACTCCATGCCCGGAAACAGGCGGGTGTGGCGCGCGATGTTGTCCTGGTAGATCGTCAGCAGGCGCTGGCGCAGGGCCTCGAAACCGGCCGCGGTCGGAGCCAGGCCGAAGCCGAGCTCGATAAGCGCCCGCGCGCCGTGCGAGACCACCGGGCGGATGGCCTCGAAGGGCAGCGGGGCTTCGCCTTGTTCCTCGCGTACCGCGTTCAAGGCATAGGCGAGGTCGGGCGCGGTATCGGCCAGGGTGCCGTCCAGGTCGAACAGGACGGCGCGTAACGTGACGGGCGTGGTCACCTCAGGCCGCCCCGTCGTGCGGCTTGTGGTAGGCGGCCAAGTAGTTGACGTCGGCGTTGCCGCCCAGGCTGTAGGTCTGGGTGAGCGGGTTGTAGTGCAGGCCCGCGATCTCGCGGATCACCAGCCCCTGCGCGCGCGCCCAGTCGTCGAGTTCCGAGGGGCGGATGAAGCGCTTGTAGTCGTGGGTGCCGCGCGGCAGCAGCTTGAGCAGGTACTCGGCGCCGACCACGGCCATCAGGTAGGCCTTGGGGTTGCGGTTCAAGGTGGAAAAGAACACGTGGCCGCCCGGGCGCACCAAGCGCGCGCAGGCCGCGACGATGGACGCGGGATCGGGGACGTGCTCCAGCATCTCCAGACAGGTCACCGCATCGAAGGCCGCCGGGCTTTCCTCGGCCAGGGCCTCGGCGGAGATCTCGCGGTAGTCGACCTCGACGCCCGATTCGAGCTTGTGCAGCTGCGCCACCGCAATCGAGGCGCCGGCAAGGTCGATGCCGGTGACCTGCGCACCGCGCTGGGCCATGGCCTCGCTGAGGATGCCGCCGCCACAGCCGACGTCCAGCACGCGCGCGCCGTCCAGCGCGTGATGGGACTCGATGAAGCCGACCCGCAGCGGGTTGATAGCATGCAGGGGTTTGAACTCGCCCTCCAGGTCCCACCAGCGCGAGGCGACGGCCTCGAACTTGGCGAGTTCCGCGGGATCGACGTTGGCGGGCTTCGAGGCGCTGGCAGAGGCGTTGTCTGACACGTTCATGCTGATTCCTTGATCGTTCCGGGAGCGTTCCGGTGGGCCGGTCGGGAGCGCGGCGGCGCCCGCCCCGGCGCGGGTGCCGACTAGGGGGAGGATAGCCCGTCCGGGGTCCGGGACCGACTATTTTGCCATACGCGCGTGCCACTGCCGCGCGATGGCGCGCAGTTCGTGCTCGTCCAGGGTGGTGAGCAGGCGGTTCTTGAGGAGCTGGCGGCCGGCTACCCAGACGTCGGTCACCTTGTCGCGGCCGGTGGCATACACCAGTTGCGAGATGGGGTTGTAGACCGGCTGCGTCTCCACGTCGGCCAGCGACACGGCGGTGATGTCCGCCGCCTTACCGACCTCCAGCGAGCCGATCTCGCCGGCGAGGTCCATGGCCCGCGCCCCGCCGAGCGTCGCGGCCTGCAAGGCCGCCGCGGCGGGAAACGCGCTGGCGTCGCCGGCCACTGCCTTGGCGAGCAGCGCGGCAGTGCGCATCTCGGAGAACATGTCCAAGTCGTTGTTGCTGGCCGCGCCGTCGGTGCCGATACCGATGTTCACGCCGGCGTCGTGCAGGCGGTGCACCGGGCAGAAGCCGCTGGCGAGCTTGAGGTTGGACTCGGGGCAGTGCAGCACGTGCACCCCGCTCTCGGCCACCCATTCGATTTCCTGGTCGGTGAGCTGCGTCATGTGCACCGCGCACAGGCGCGGCCCGAGCAGCCCGATGCTGCGCAGCCGGGCGAGCGGCCGCTGACCGTTCTGCTGCAGCGCCTGTTCCACCTCGCCCGCGGTCTCGTGCACGTGCATGTGGATGGGTACGTCGAGCTGTTCGGCCAGCACGCCGACCCGCTCCAGCGAGGCGGTGCTGACCGTGTAGGGCGCGTGCGGCGCCATCGTACTGCTGATCAGCGGGTTGCTGCGGTACTCGTCGTGCACCTCCAGCCCCTTGTGCAGGTACTCGTCGGCGTTCTTGGCCCAGGCCGTCGGAAAATCGACCACGATCAGTCCCACCGCGGCACGCATGCCGGCGCTCAGTGCCGC contains the following coding sequences:
- a CDS encoding FAD-dependent oxidoreductase, which encodes MSPPRVAVVGGGWAGLAAAVELAYAGAEVTVLEAAKQVGGRARRVPFAELCVDNGQHLMIGAYRETLRLMRLVGVKEASTFARAPLELRVREPEGPGLHLAAPRLPAPLHLVAALARARGLSLGERWHALRLCLQLARSGFQLPRDESVAELLARHRQPHRLRELLWEPLCLATLNTHAEHASAQVFLRVLHEGLARRRSDSDLLYHRTDLGEAFPVHARDFIERYGGSVRLGQRVSGVVARGDALRGVRVGNETLDADHVVLAVPPYALQHLAPEAGPLQKLARELANWPHEPICTVYLRYPEEVTLGRPMLGLSGGIGQWAFDRALYGQEGLIAVVVSGNGPHLALDNARLAAEVGAQLARLHPAWPAPGEHLVIREKRATFRCSVDIDRRRPGPQGPLAGCWLAGDYTATRYPATLEGAVASGVQCARAILTTARAEGPAREAHT
- the hpnD gene encoding presqualene diphosphate synthase HpnD, which produces MTPEQYCQDKAARSGSSFYYSFLFLDPEQRRAITALYAFCREVDDVVDECREEAVARVKLQWWREEVDRLYEGAPRHPVTRALAPHLPRFELDREHMLEMIDGMEMDLEQNRYADFKALSLYCYRAASVVGLMSAQIFGYEDRRTLKYAHDLGIAFQLTNILRDVREDAARGRIYLPQDELARFGVREADILRYRHTPELEALLRFQAERAERYYERAFDQLPEADRARQRAGIIMARIYRETLDAVIEDGLRVMERRVMLTPLRKLWLAWQTVWRERRRHRRWLAAQRA
- the hpnC gene encoding squalene synthase HpnC, encoding MSAAPSGAPTADAVALEAAYRECEALARSHYENFPVASRLLPARLRRPIAVIYTFARRADDFADEGELTPAERLAALDAFGQALERLDAPREPLFVALADVVRTHQLPLQPFHDLLHAFRMDVTVTRYADLGELMHYCRHSANPVGRLLLHLFDAATPRNLGYSDAVCTALQLINFIQDVGQDLEERDRIYIPQDEMRRFGVDEAQLRARRNDFALRGLMDLQIKRARALLQAGAPLGRVLPGRVGFELRMIILGGERVLKALFERRDDVFARPRLGARDWASMLWRAALPPRGRAG
- a CDS encoding DNA recombination protein RmuC, which translates into the protein MPEYVLWAAIAGAALAGLVIGLLIGQLNGQRRALPLREQAAKLAAELEAERRANQQTAQALGQAREQLAASFSALSSQALRQNSEEFLRLAKENLQQYQIQAQGQLAQREKAVESLVAPIKETLARTEAQLRTIEGQHRQSHAALNQQLRDMLETQQRLQGETRNLAQALRRPEVRGQWGEMTLKRLAELAGMVEYCDFQLQASVRDSEGATSRPDMVVRMPDGREIVVDVKTPLDAYLSAVEAPDEAARTRELERHARQMRERVRELASKAYWTQFKRAPDFVVLFVPGDQFLSAALDVAPDLLEEALRQKVILATPTSFVALLRAVAFGWRQEQLAENAEKIRELGEEMYGRLATFTEHLHKVGRSLEASVTAYNRAVGSFDSRILPGARRFNELGIAEKKPLADLDPVDKSARAVAGIGSGES
- the gph gene encoding phosphoglycolate phosphatase (PGP is an essential enzyme in the glycolate salvage pathway in higher organisms (photorespiration in plants). Phosphoglycolate results from the oxidase activity of RubisCO in the Calvin cycle when concentrations of carbon dioxide are low relative to oxygen. This enzyme is a member of the Haloacid Dehalogenase (HAD) superfamily of aspartate-nucleophile hydrolase enzymes (PF00702).) — translated: MTTPVTLRAVLFDLDGTLADTAPDLAYALNAVREEQGEAPLPFEAIRPVVSHGARALIELGFGLAPTAAGFEALRQRLLTIYQDNIARHTRLFPGMESVLDTLEARGIPWGVVTNKPARLTDPLMDALGLTPRAACIVSGDTVAHSKPHPAPLLHACACSGLAPGACVYVGDAQRDVEAGQAAGMRTLVALFGYLGPHDQPQAWGADGLVAEPRDILAWLGERAA
- the ubiG gene encoding bifunctional 2-polyprenyl-6-hydroxyphenol methylase/3-demethylubiquinol 3-O-methyltransferase UbiG; the protein is MNVSDNASASASKPANVDPAELAKFEAVASRWWDLEGEFKPLHAINPLRVGFIESHHALDGARVLDVGCGGGILSEAMAQRGAQVTGIDLAGASIAVAQLHKLESGVEVDYREISAEALAEESPAAFDAVTCLEMLEHVPDPASIVAACARLVRPGGHVFFSTLNRNPKAYLMAVVGAEYLLKLLPRGTHDYKRFIRPSELDDWARAQGLVIREIAGLHYNPLTQTYSLGGNADVNYLAAYHKPHDGAA
- a CDS encoding TRZ/ATZ family hydrolase, with product MENIDILLHARWVIPVEPLGAVLDNHSVAIRHGRIVDILPSDQAGRRYAAATVHNLEHHALIPGLVNAHAHAAMALMRGLADDLPLMTWLKEHIWPAEGRWVAPEFVYQGGLLATAEMLRGGTTCFNDMYFFPGETARAALSAGMRAAVGLIVVDFPTAWAKNADEYLHKGLEVHDEYRSNPLISSTMAPHAPYTVSTASLERVGVLAEQLDVPIHMHVHETAGEVEQALQQNGQRPLARLRSIGLLGPRLCAVHMTQLTDQEIEWVAESGVHVLHCPESNLKLASGFCPVHRLHDAGVNIGIGTDGAASNNDLDMFSEMRTAALLAKAVAGDASAFPAAAALQAATLGGARAMDLAGEIGSLEVGKAADITAVSLADVETQPVYNPISQLVYATGRDKVTDVWVAGRQLLKNRLLTTLDEHELRAIARQWHARMAK